One genomic region from Gottschalkia purinilytica encodes:
- a CDS encoding AraC family transcriptional regulator, with protein MQAWEAIQTSIDYIEEHLKEDIKIEELAHVAALSPFYYQRLFSRLVGKPVNEYTKLRRLANAATALKNKDCRIMDIALEYRFSSHANFSRAFKGTFGITPDEYRTTPTRLNNFVKPNLMLNYVVIDEGVPLIVDDIVLEIHRKTLNTPETYLGLTAQVPISQQIPVGESTGIDIPGKLWYDFHNQKSEIANLIESDIELGASFMSKGEVGEFTYFAGSLTNFPNVNTEKFIKWELPANEYVVCYLEAPTFEELVTSCLNKAHKYLFETWLKNHKLVTQPFSAEKYFRNSSEVNCMEIWVVPIPNSSV; from the coding sequence ATGCAAGCATGGGAAGCAATTCAAACGTCCATTGATTATATTGAAGAACATTTAAAAGAGGATATTAAAATAGAGGAACTCGCCCACGTTGCAGCTTTATCCCCATTTTATTATCAACGATTATTTAGTCGTCTTGTTGGAAAGCCAGTTAATGAATACACCAAACTCCGTCGATTAGCCAATGCTGCAACTGCTTTGAAAAATAAAGATTGCCGTATTATGGATATTGCATTGGAGTACAGATTTTCAAGTCATGCAAATTTTTCACGGGCATTTAAAGGGACCTTTGGAATTACACCAGATGAATATAGAACTACTCCAACAAGACTAAACAATTTTGTTAAACCTAATCTTATGTTGAATTACGTAGTCATTGATGAAGGTGTACCACTAATTGTAGATGACATTGTCTTAGAAATTCACCGTAAAACTTTAAATACACCTGAAACGTATTTAGGTCTTACTGCTCAAGTACCAATCTCACAGCAAATACCAGTTGGAGAGAGTACAGGCATCGATATTCCAGGTAAGTTATGGTACGATTTTCATAATCAAAAATCAGAAATTGCTAATCTTATAGAAAGTGACATTGAATTGGGAGCTTCTTTTATGAGTAAAGGGGAAGTAGGAGAATTTACTTATTTCGCTGGCTCGCTAACAAACTTTCCTAATGTTAATACTGAAAAATTTATAAAGTGGGAATTACCTGCTAATGAGTATGTTGTATGCTACTTAGAGGCTCCAACTTTTGAAGAACTCGTAACATCATGTCTTAATAAAGCTCACAAGTATTTATTTGAAACATGGCTAAAAAATCATAAATTAGTAACACAGCCTTTTTCAGCAGAGAA